Proteins encoded together in one Carya illinoinensis cultivar Pawnee chromosome 3, C.illinoinensisPawnee_v1, whole genome shotgun sequence window:
- the LOC122303835 gene encoding probable WRKY transcription factor 75 — MENYQMFFPCPSTGQSSYPLNPYSTNMGSFNAFQDFQGESSNGTTILGLKTENHVPKRAEVKQISQNRSSFSGDETDQVKPVKKKGQIKKIRKPRYAFQTRTQVDILDDGYRWRKYGQKAVKNNKFPRSYYRCTYQGCNVKKQVQRLTKDEGIVLTTYEGVHTHSIEKQSDTFEHILSQMQIYTPF, encoded by the exons ATGGAGAACTACCAAATGTTCTTCCCTTGTCCGTCTACTGGGCAGTCAAGTTATCCTTTGAATCCTTACTCAACAAACATGGGAAGCTTTAACGCTTTTCAAGATTTTCAAGGTGAGAGTTCAAATGGGACGACGATCTTGGGGTTGAAGACAGAAAACCATGTCCCAAAAAGAGCAGAAGTTAAACAAATTTCTCAGAATAGATCAAGCTTTTCTGGGGATGAAACCGATCAGGTCAAACCGGTTAAAAAGAAGGGGCAGATCAAGAAGATTAGGAAGCCCAGATATGCTTTTCAAACTAGGACTCAAGTTGACATACTCGATGATGGCTATCGTTGGAGGAAATATGGCCAAAAAGCAGTTAAGAACAACAAATTCCCGAG AAGCTACTATCGTTGTACGTATCAAGGTTGCAATGTAAAGAAGCAAGTTCAACGATTAACCAAAGACGAAGGGATTGTATTGACTACTTATGAAGGGGTGCACACCCATTCTATAGAGAAGCAAAGTGACACCTTTGAGCACATATTGAGTCAGATGCAAATTTACACTCCCTTTTGA